One Kineococcus aurantiacus genomic window carries:
- a CDS encoding DUF2273 domain-containing protein, whose amino-acid sequence MSPSIVGVFAGLLLALIFIQGGFGWFVLALLFAGVGYVVGAHLEGKIDLSAVLPGRGRG is encoded by the coding sequence GTGTCACCCTCGATCGTCGGAGTCTTCGCCGGTCTGCTCCTGGCCCTCATCTTCATCCAGGGCGGTTTCGGCTGGTTCGTCCTGGCCCTGCTGTTCGCTGGCGTCGGCTACGTCGTCGGCGCGCACCTGGAGGGCAAGATCGACCTGTCCGCCGTGCTGCCCGGCCGTGGCCGTGGCTGA